CTCCCGTAAGCCATGTCCGCCTGGTACGCGAGAACGAACGTCAGCGGCAGCAACGGCGCCAACACGCCAGATTTCCTGCTACGCCGGTAGCCCGCCACCATCCCCATGGTAGCCAGGATGTAGAACGAGCCGAACCAGTACAACTGCTCCCTCGCCCGAGCAATCTGCATCGCCATCTGCCGCTCCCGCATGAAATTTTGCATGTGAATATTCCGCTCGACGGCGACTTTGTTCATTTCTGTCATGAACTCCTGGTTCCTCTTTAAGTTCGCGTCCATGGATCTCGAGATGAAGCCGCCCATTTTACGAGCGTTGCAGCGTTACGCGCGGAGTTACTGCACAATCGCAAACCGTCGAGAACACTGATTTCAAAACTGCATCGGCTGCTCAGCCCGCGCGCGTACTTGCGATAAGTGATACACGGCAGCGTCGAACACAGACAGCGAAAGAAGTGATGCCACTCGATCAGATGTGTCACGCACGCACCGTTCAGCGCGAAGTGATATGCGGTACTACCTGCCTTAGTGCATCTATCTCGCGCAGGCGCACAACGCGTCGTAGCTTTCTTGTCATTGCGCTGCTTATTAGTTTCAGAGCTGGCGTGTAGATGgcagtggcgcagtggtttgccTCTAGAGTCGATCGTGCCAGCCGTCGGTGTACATAGTTGCGCTTGGCACCGTGAGATAGCACTGGCGTCAAGTTTCTAAGTATTTAAATGTCACTGCAGCCGAATTTCGTATAATTATGGCTATGTTTCGACGGAAGATGCATACATGATCCGCTACACGGTTGCGTAGCCTCATAACGTCGCTCCGCTATGTCGACTGCTGTAGTGACGAATGTGTAGCTGAGCGGCGAAATATGTAT
This sequence is a window from Schistocerca americana isolate TAMUIC-IGC-003095 chromosome 4, iqSchAmer2.1, whole genome shotgun sequence. Protein-coding genes within it:
- the LOC124612889 gene encoding plasminogen receptor (KT), with product MGGFISRSMDANLKRNQEFMTEMNKVAVERNIHMQNFMRERQMAMQIARAREQLYWFGSFYILATMGMVAGYRRSRKSGVLAPLLPLTFVLAYQADMAYGSKLHRIRSEAEMIMNHEADLLDLPCGLPSVSIIDQARLDDGEKKKLHPSVPAV